The Liquorilactobacillus nagelii DSM 13675 DNA window GGAACAAAAATTTATGTTTGATGATCAACTAATTGTTAATCGTTTAGGCTACGGAACTATGCAATTGCCAGGCAAAGGGGTTTGGGGACCAGCTGATGATCCGCAAAATGCGGTTAAAGTTATCGAAACCGTCATTGACCAGGGAGTTGACTTTATTGACACCGCTGATGCTTATGGCCCATTATTTGCCAATCTTTATTTACGGCAAGCTTTAAAAAATCGACCGGATAATCAGGTGATGGTTGCCACTAAAGTTGGCTTTACTCGTCAAGGACCCGGAAAGTGGATTGCTAATGGTCGCCCAGAATATTTACGCCAACAGGTTGAAATGAATTTATTTTCACTTGGACTAGACCATATCGACTTACTCCAATTGCATCGAATTGATCCCACAGTTCCCTTAGCAGAACAACTGGGTGTCTTAGCTGAAATGCAGCAAGAAGGCAAAATTAAACATATCGGGTTAAGTCAGGTTTCGGTTAAAGAATTAGAAAAAGCACAAAAATTCGTTCCAATTGTTTCAGTTCAAAATCGCTATAATTTAATTGATCGTCGCGATGAAGATGTTTTGAACTATGCTGAAAAACATCATCTAGCTTTTATTCCTTGGTTCCCACTGGCAACCGGAAAATTAACCAAGGGTGATTTACTAAGTTCAATCGCTGAAAAATACCAAGCCAGTCCAGCACAAATTGCCTTAGCTTGGTTATTAAAACGCAGTAACGTTATCTTACCGATCCCCGGTACTAAGTCCAGCGAACACGCTCTGCAAAACATCGCCGCAGCCAAAATCAAATTATCACTTGAGGATTTTAAAGCTTTATCAGCATTAAAGTAATCCACCAAAATTAAATATTCGAAATTAATATTTCTAAAAAGGCAAGCCATCTATTTTTAACAGAAGGCTTGCTTTTTATTAACGAAAATTAGACATTTTTTTAATTAAGCGAGCTACATTTTCTGCTGTCAATGAAATATCATGCTTCGCCTCACTCAAAGCCCGGGGCAAACTTTTAGCACCAACTGGCGTTGTAAAAATTGCATCAATACCCGTTTCTTGATAAATTTGCTCAATGCCTGGACCGATATTTCCAACCAAAGCGATTACGGGAGCTTGTGGAACAAGCTTTTTGGCTGCTTGGGCGACACCAAAAGGAGTTTTACCAAATTTCGTTTGCAAATCAATTTTACCTTCTCCGGTTAGCACAACATCAGCTTGTTGCAATTGATGTTTTAAACCCGTATACTCGATTACTAACTCTATTCCATGACACATTTTGGCCGCAGTAAATGCTAACAGCCCCGCTCCCAACCCGCCAGCGGCTCCAGCTCCGGGTAAGTTAGCAACCTCAACTCCTAAATCTTGCTTGATAATGGCTGCATAATGCTTCAACGCCAGATCTAGTTGCTCAGCAATTTCTATTGTCGCTCCTTTTTGCGGGCCAAATATATACGAGGCCCCTTGTGGCCCAACTAACGGGTTTGTCACATCCGAAGCAATCTTGATTTTCACCTGGTTTAAACGCGAATTGAGTGAACTAGCGTCAATTCTAGCTAACTGCTTCAATGCGGCACCGCCGTGAATCAGTTCTTGACCACGTTGATCTAATAAATGGCCGCCTAAAGCTTGAAACATCCCCGCACCGCCATCATTAGTTGCACTACCACCCAGTCCGATAATAATTTCCTTAACATCTTGCTTTAAAGCAGCCAAAATTAGTTCACCAGTGCCAAAAGTTGAGGTTAGTCTGGGGTCTCGCGTTTGATAATTGACATACTGTAAACCACTGGCCGCTGACATTTCAATCACTGCCGTCTGCCGGTTGCCTAAAATACCAAAATGGGCCATGATTGGATGACCCAATGGATCATGAACTTTAGCAGCCAACAGCTGCCCGTTGGTCGCATCTACTAACGATTGAACAGTTCCTTCCCCCCCATCAGCTTGTGGTACAACTTTAATTTCAGGTGTTTGGTTTAAAAAAACTCGCTTAATTCCAATAGCCATCGCATCGCCGGCTTGTTTAGCCGTCAACGATCCCTTGAACGAATCGGGTGCAATTACAAATTTCATATTTTCAATTCTCTCTCTTTTTCTCAATTTTGCTGATTTAGTCAATAATAGCTAGTTATTTGCCCCACAAAAAATTAATCAAATAGCGATTTACTTGTTGATTATTATGCAGCGCACTATGTTGGGCCTTTTTACCTTTAAGCTCAACTTCACGATAAGATTTACCGCGCTTTTTAACCAGATAAGCCAGTGAACGAGCTGAAGCAATCGTTACCCGGCCATCAGAATTGCTACCATCTTCAAGATTACCATACAAATTTAAAATTTCAGCTTGCTGGGGGTAATTTTGCCGTTGGTTAACTAAATAGCGATAATTCTCTGTTAAATATCGCGGTCGTCCATTGGCTGAAAGTGAATTTCGATTAGCTTGATCATCCAAACCGATAACCCCATTAAATGAACCTGCTAAAGCAACCTGCTTTGCTAACTGTGGCATCCCAGTTTGTAATTTACGATTTAAAATAAAATTCATAAAAGTTGTGTTGCCCATCGAATGAGCGACAAAATTATATTTTTTAAAATGATGAATCTTCATTTCTGCTAGAATAACTCGCCGAACCCAACTAGCAGTTGTTTGATAATTCCGATTGCGATTGCCGGCAAAGTTAATTTCAACAATTGGATTACGAGTTTTAGAATTCCAACCGCTACCGGTCAAAGTTACTTTCCCAGCGGTTGAAACATTGGCCCGCACAACAGTCGTCGCTGCCCCAGCCTTAACTGCGCTATCAGTCATTTGCTGTTCTGCTCGGTAACTACTGCCATAACCATGCAAAAAAAATGTTGGTGTTGCAGTTTGACGGTACTTTTCTTCTGCTTTTGAACGATAGCTTTGTAAGATTCCCATCACTACAACAACTAATAGCAGCACACCACCTAGCAACAACAGCCACTTCAGCTTTTTCTTCATTAACTCCACCCCGTCTACTCCATGATTTTCAGCTTGTTTTACCATTATCTTAGAACTTTAACTGACAAATTTCCATTCATCTTAACTTAAGAAAAAGATAAACCGCCAACTTTTTTTAAAGTTGACGGCTTAAGAAATTTTTCCAGCTTAATTTTTTAATTTTCGAGCAATTTCACTACCAGCTATCCGTCCGGAATTAATCGCAAAACCCATTGAATTTCCTGGAAGCGTAAAGTTATAACTATCAGCATAAATCGTATTAGCATCAGTTCCTGCACTGTACAAACCGGCAATTGGCTGCTGCTGATCATTTAGGACCTCACAATTAGAATTAATTCGAACACCACCAACTGTTCCATAAGCTCCTTGGTAATACTTTCCAACCAGAAAACCACCTTTGCCTGTCAACGGATGCAAAAACTTAGCCGATTTATAAAACAAAGTATCCTTACCATGAGCACACATCTGATTATATTCAGTCAAAGTTTGTTGTAACTTTTCTACTGGTATTTTCAGTTTATCTGCTAATTCTGAAACACTGTCAGCCGTAATAATTGCATCATAGTGATTTTCTGCGGCTTTGGTAATTTCTTTTTCTAATACTTGAAAACCATCTGCTGGATGAACAATATCAACAATATCTGGGCCTTGTTGCTGGTATTGCTGCAGAATTTCACGATCCATAATGCAATAGGCATACTTCCCTGGCTGCAAAGCAATTGCATTTCCCGTAAAAGTAGTGTTTCCCATCATTCCTTCATTCATAAACCGATCACCATTTTGATTCAAAAGCAAGTTTGGCTGACGCAATACCCCATCAGCAATCATATAGTTAAAATTATGTGGTAAAACATAAATTGCCTCAATGCTAATTCCAAATTTTTGGGCACCGGCTTTCCACATCATTTTCAGCCCATCGCCTTCAATTCCCGGAACATTGAACGTAAAAAAGTTTTGATTTAGCTTCAAATTAAGTTCAGCTTGCAACATTTGGGGATTTGAACCAAAACCACCGGTACAAACAACCACAGCTGAAGACCGGGCAGTGATTTTTTGCCGTTGTTTAGTTGTTGCCTGAATGCCGACAACCCTTCCTTGTTCAACCACTAAATTATCGACTGCCGTCTGCAAATAAAACTCTACTCCTAATTTTTTAGCTCGTTGGGTCATTTTTTTCATCATAGTTGCTGCTGCGCTTGGACCAATCTTACCATGTTCCGGTTGAACAATATGCCAGGTGGCTGCCGATTCTTTGAAGTAACGGAATGCTCCCGCAAATTTGACTCCCATTTCTTCTAACCAATCAATCGTCTGGCTTGATAAGCTAAAGTATCGCTGCACCAAAGCCTCATCAACCTGATAGTGGGTATACTCCATTTGATTTTTTAAAGCTTCCGCAACCGTAATCTCATTAAATACGCGCCGCTGAATTTTCGTATCAATTCCTAATGGTCCCATTCCCATATTGGCTGTTCCGCCAGTAATTGCTTCTTTTTCAAAAACCGCAACTCGCAACCCTTTTTCAGCAGCTGTTATTGCCGCCGCCAAGCCAGCTGGACCAGCAGCTACAACTATCACATCAGTTGAGAATTCCAGTGGTTCTTGAGAAATAAATTCCGGTTGACCGCCAGCTTGATATAAGGCGTTGTTAACTGCTTCCATAATTGCCTGAGAAGAAACAGTTGCTCCACTGACAACATCCACTTTCGTTGATTGACTAGCTAAAATTTTTGTTGGAATTTCTTTCACCGCCAAATCAGGAAACTGTTCAGTTCCATGTTGATCTAAAACTTCAACTTTAACTATTTTCCCGCGAATAATTTCAACTTCGACTCGATAAACTCCATGCATCCCCTGACCAGTTCCAACATAACGTCCATCTGTTAATTTTTTCATTTAAAACGCCTCCTTGTTAATTATTTCACTTACCCTAAAAAGTATTATACGCGCTTTTTCATCCAGACATAAGCAAAAAATCATTACAAATTAACTAGTTGATTGTTCAGTCTTAAACTTAATCTCTAGTCTAAGCTATATCTGAAAAAAATGTTAAAATAAAGTTAATTAAGCTTAAAAGAGGTGAAATCAAGTGTCAACAGCTGAAAATCCAGGCAAAGAAGTTAATCATAAAAATCAACGGATGCGTTTATTAGAGATTGTCCGAGTAATTCGAGCACACGATTTTATTCGTAACTTTTTAAAACAACAACATCCCGAAGAAATTCGCGCTGCTTTTGAAGAACTGGGGCCCACTTTTATCAAAGCCGGTCAGTTGTTGTCAACTCGACCCGATTTAGTTTCACCAACATTTATTAAAGAATTCAGCAAATTACAAGATAATGTTCCAGTAGACGATTTTGCTAGCGTTGAAAAAACTTTTGAGACTCAGACCGGTCAAAAGATCCGCGACGTCTTTGCCAGTTTCACTAAAAAGCCTTTTGCTTCAGCATCCATTGGGCAAACTCATCAAGCTACTTTAAAAGACGGTACAGCAGTTGTTGTTAAAGTTCAGCATCCACAAGTTGAAGAATTGGTGACCACTGACCTGTCTTTGTTCAATCAAGCTTTACGATTGGTAAAATTTGTCCCTGACATTAGTGTAATCAATCCAACTGAAGTTTTTGATGAGGTCCGCCGTTCACTACTTAGTGAAATTAATACTGAAAATGAAATCAAAAATGGTCAAGAGTTTTATTGGCTGAATAATCACCAAGGAATTTTTCTAGTTCCTAAAATCTATCCAAAATACTCAACCCAAAAAATACTAGTATGTTCCGCAATGCCAGGTAACAGTATCAAAGAATTCGCCGATCATCCACTTAGTAAAGATGCTGCTAAATCAGTCGAACAAAAAAAGCAACGCACCTACCTGGCACGTGCTTTAGTTGAAAATTTTATCAAACAAGTTTTTGTTGATCATTTTTTCCATGCCGACCCTCATCCGGGAAATATTTTGTTTTGGAAAATTCCAGAATTTTCAGCACATATTCCGGAATTTCCTTATCAATTTCCCACTAATTTACCAAATTATCGTTTAATTTATTTGGACTTTGGGATGATGGGCCGCTTGTCTCCAAATCTAGCTGATGGGATCGCTAATGTTGTCTTAGCTTTGAATACCAAGGAGCCTCGTTCAATTGGTCAAGCTTTACTGGCAATCTGTAACCGAACCGGTGAAGTCGACCAAGAAGAATTTTATGATCAATTGTCAATTTTTCTCGCTCCCTACCTTAACAGCGGACTCGGTGAAATTGACTTTTCGACCTTAATTTACAGTGTGATTAAACTTTGCCGCCAAAATAACCTGCAAGCCAAGCCGGAAGTAACTTTATTAGTAAAAGCTTTTGGCCTGCTAGAAGGTTTAGTCGCTCAATTGGATCCCAACTTATCACTAATGGATGTTGCTCGACCTTTTGGTAAAAAATACCTTCGCCAAAAATTTAATTTTAAGCATGAAGCTGAAGATACGCTAGTAAATCTTTTTCAAGCAGCTCAGTCAGCTCCCAAGTTACCAATAAAAGCCGAAAAGGTCTTGGACTTGTTGCTGCAAGGTCAAGGGCGAATGAATATTCGCTATAAAGGTCAAGATTCTTTATTAAATCGGGTTGAGCAGCTTATCAATCGTTTAATGATCACAATTATCTTAGCTGCCATCATCCTCAGTTCTTCCTTATTGGTTCAAGGCAGTGCTGGTCATCCAGCAATCTATAACATTGGTGTCACCGGTTATTTAATTTCATTTGTGATTATTATTCTGTTAATTTTAGACGAATTGCGGCGTCATTTTAAACACAAAAAATAAGTTCCTATTGCTTGCAGTTTTTTTAAAATGATTTAATAAAAAAAGAGCTTTATAGTTAATTATCAAGTTTAATTAACTATAAAGTTCTTTTTATTAATTAGATTAGTCTACAAAATTAGTTGTAATTCGCTTAATTGTTGGCTGGCGAGCAGTTAAAGGTTCCGCAGTTTGTCCAACTGCTAACGAAAAACAAGGCTTGAATCCAGTTGGAATTCCTATTTTTTGACTTAACTTCTGATCTTTAGCCAATCCCAGCGTAATTGCACCTAAGATGTCACAACTTGCCAAACCAAGTTCAGTTGCTATCAGAGCCATATTTTCAACGATTCCACCAACACTCAATAATTCCATTGCTCCCGGATCTTTGGCTGAAACAATAATAACCGTTGGCGCACCATAATATGGCTGTTGCTGGCTAAAAGATTCAAGCTGCTTTATTATGGCCGGCGACTGAACTACCGTCAAATGAAAATTCTCATATTGTCCCATTCCGACTGGAGCAGCATTAGCAGCCTGCAAAAGTTGCTGTACTTGTGCTGAAGTTAATTGAGTGCTAGGATACTGCCGAACTGCCTGTCGTGTTAAAAGTGTTTTCATTGTTTCCATCTTAAAAATCCTCCTTTACAATTAAACGTTTTCAGCTGCATTATACCATAGTTATTTCAACTATTTGCCAAGTATTAAAAATTCTTTAATGGTAAAGAATGGTTGACCAAATATTCAATTAATGGTTGATTTGCTGGTGGCCAATCAAATTCAACTAGTTCTGCTGGTACCAGCCATTTAAATTGGCTGGCGGCGGTTAACTTAATGTCTGCGCTAAGCATTTTTACATAATAAAATTGCAATTTAACCTGGCCATATGAATAATCGTAATTTATTGGTGACATTACCAGCGGACCAATCTTTGTCTTAATCCCCAACTCTTCATCTAATTCCCGGGTTAAAGCAGCTTTAGCTGTTTCACCACGCTTTATTTTACCGCCGGGAAATTCCCAATAATTACCCCAAACACGATTTGGCTTGCGTTTAGTTGCTAAAATTTCACCTTCTTGATTAATTATTATTCCAGCAACAACATTGATTATCTTTATTTTTGCCATTTGACATCCTCAAACCTTCATATTTGCAACTAATTTTTCATACGGTTTAATTAACTTTTGGAGCTGTAGTTTGGGCAAATATTTCCATTGCCATTATAATCATAAGCACAGTTACTTATTTTTTGAACAATTTGCCCGCAAAATTTCTAAACCCAAAAAAGACTAGGTAAATTGAGTTATGTTGCTCAATTTAAAACCTAATCCTTTTTTGTTGCTTATACTTACCTTTAATAATTTTACTGTTTGACAATTATTTTAGTAAAAATTCGCGATCGCCAACCGGATCTTGTGAGGTCAAAATTTTGGGGCCATCCTCGGTAATTGCCAAAGTATGTTCATACTGCGCTGATAAACTGTGATCAGCAGATATATAATATTCCCAACCCGTTTCCGGAACAACCTTAGTCTCTAATCCCCAATCACCGCCAGCATTCACCATGGGTTCAATAGTAATCACCATCCCCGGCCGCAATCGTAATCCATGATGAGCAATTCCATAATGATAAATTTCTGGGTCTTCATGGACTGACGGCCCAATCCCATGACCAATCAATTCACGGACATCACCCATGTGATTTTGATTTTCGACATAATCTTGAATAGCTGCTCCAATATCACCAACCCGATTGCCCGGTTGTGCTTGTTTGATCCCAAGATATAAAGCTGTATGCGTAACCTCCATCAAATGATCAATTTCTGGAGTTGATTCACCAACAACATAAGTCCAAGCCGAATCACTTTGGTAACCATGCCAATTAACACAGAAATCAACTTTAACAACATCATGATTTTTTAATTTTAAACCCTTGCGTGGTGTTGCATGAGCTACTTCTTCATTAATACTGATACATGTCGCATATTTGTAACCGTCAACTCCCTTTTCAGAAGCTGTTGCTCCGTGAGCTTGAATGTAGTTATCAATCAACTGTTCAATTTCCCAAGTATCCATACCTACATGCAACTTAGGTTTCAGCATCTGATGGGCTGCTGCCAGAATAGATCCGGAATGTGCCATACCTTCAATTTCGCGTTTTGATTTTAAAGTAAGCAAAAAAAGTCTCCCTTGTCTAAATTTTAGCTTCAATTCTATTATACTCTTTTAACCAGAAGCTGGTTGAGTGGTTTCACACCAACCAGCTGTCACTAAATTCCAAGCTTTTTTGGATTGCTGTGAAACATATGGATTTCCGGTAACGAAAAAGCGCAGCGGCTTTTCAGTCCACGAGCCCCGATGGCTAACACCTATTCGTGGCCCGCAAGTAATTTTTTGCGGCGAGCGTTCGTCTACTAACGTCAAATGCAAAGCGCCTGTATTTAACATTGTCTGATTTAAGCGACGATCAGTAATCCCTAACGCCTGCGTTAACTTTCCTGGACCATTAGTCAAAGAAACACCGGTTTGATGTCGATGGTATTCCATCAACCGTTGTCCAGCAGCTGGTTCAATTCCCCGCAATAAAATGCCTTGGGGGATTCCAACTGGCTGAGTAATAAAGTTCAGCATCATCCAACCACGCAAGGAAAAAATGTAAATCATTCCTGGTGGTCCATACAAAGCTTCATTAGCAGGACTGCGATGTCCTTGATACGCATGAGCTGTCGAATCTAATTGGCCTAAATAAGCTTCAGTTTCAACAATCCAGCCACTCAAATCACCCTGTGGTGTCTGATAAATTAATTTTTTACCCAAAAGTTGCTGGGCAATTGTTGCCGTTGTTTTACCACTGAAAAATTCACGTAGTTTCATTAACTCACCTAATAAAGCGGATTATTCAGCTGACAAAGCATCAATTGGATTCAGTCGCGAAGCTTTACGAGCCGGCAGCAAGGCAGCTATAAAGGCAATGATCATCGCTGCTGCAAAAGCAAAGATTACATTACTTAGATTCATCTGCACAATGTTATATTTAATTAAGCCATAAAGCGCGTGATTCAGCAATGCCCCCACACTCCAAGCAATTACTAAACCTAAGATTGCCGCAAAGAATCCTAACAACAACGATTCTGATGTAAACAAACGGCGAATATCTTTCCGACGTTCACCTAAAGCCCGCAAAATTCCAATTTCTTTGGTTCTTTCAGCTACCGACATATACATAGTTACGATTATCATCAAAGCTGAAACAAGTAAAGATATTCCTGCAATTGCCGCTAGTACAGTTGATGCCAAGCTAACATAACGATTAACCGTCTTTAATAAACTACCAATCGTAATTACTGCAAAATCGTACTTACCAGCTGTTTTCAAATGACGCATCTTTTTAGCTGCTGCCTCTACCTGATCCAATTGACCGACTTTAACACTCAAAAAATTAGGGCTGGTCATGGCATTAGCTTTTTGCAAGCTAGCTTTAATCGATTGATAATTGGCCAGCATCATTGTTCCAGCTTTCTTGCCATCAATAATGCCAGAAATTTTGAAACTTCCGCTAGCTTGGACTGGCTGCCCATTGCTAGTTAACCAATTATAATTCACTTTCACCGTTTTGCCGATCATTTTCTTAGCGGACAAATTACCAAAAAGCTGTTCACCTAATGAACGATCGAGTACTAGTTCACCTTGTTGCGGCCAACTACCATTTTTCAAAACATTATTTGTATAAGCTGCTGTATAGGTTTGCAGGGTACTGCCTGTCGCTTTTTTATTGGCCGCGCTCAGCGTATAACTACTCAACTGGTACCCCGATTGAACCTTAACTACATGCTTAATTTTTTTCAATTTATTAATTTGTTTTTGTGAAATTGCATATTGTGTTGGATCACTGCCAGCTTGTTGCATACTTGTCTGAGCTTTTTGCTCTGATAAATATTTACCATTAGGGTTACCAGCAATAGTAATCACTTGCGGATTAGCCAGCGAATTTATTTGGTCTTGAATATATGAGTTAACCCCATTACCCAAACCAGAGAATAGTAAAACCGCAAAAATGCCAATCGCCGTTCCTAAGACAATCAATGAATTTTGCTGAAAATGATACAATAGATGTTTAAACGCATTTTGATAACTAGCCATCGCCGTCAATGCGCGCGAAGTGAACTTCGGCTGTTTTTGTGGGACCGAGTAAGCTGCTTTTAAGCGACGATCACTGTCGATTACTCCATCCTCGAGGTGCACAATTCGTGTTCCATGGCTAGCAACCTCTTGCGAATGAGTAACAGCAATCACTAGGCGACCATCAGCCGCAATTTGTTTCAATAATTCTAAAACCTCTTGAGTATTTTGTGAGTCCAACGCTCCAGTCGGTTCATCCGCTAAAATAATCTGCGGATCACTGGCCAATGCTCGGGCAATTGCCACCCGCTGCTTTTGACCACCGGATAATTGGTTAGGATGTTTTTTCAATTGATCAGCTAATCCAACTTGAGTTAATAATTCTTTTGCCCTTTGTATCCGTTGTTGACGGTTTAACGATGTCATTTCCAGCGAAATCAAAACATTTTCCAAAACCGTCAGATGGCTGATTAAATTGTATGATTGATAAATATAGCCAATACGAGCCCGACGATAGTCATCAACCTGTTTTTCTTGCGTATGATCGAGTTTTTGACCATCAATCAGCAAATCACCAGAAAACTCACGATCTAATCCACCAATAATGTTCATTAACGTTGATTTACCACCACCGGACTCGCCAAGAATTGAAACAAACTCGCCCTTTTCAAATCCCAGACTGATACCCTTAAGTACCGGCAACTCTTCTTTACCTAAAAAATAGGATTTATGAATATCGATCAGCTCTAAAAATGCCATTAACTTCTCCTTTTTGTGTGGCTAACTACTCGTTTATGTCTAATAAAGTTAGGCTTATTATATCACAACTCTAATTCACAAATGAAAACAGCGTACTTCGTTAAACGTAAAAAATATTCAAATAATTATTAATTTTTCTCTTCTGAACAAAGATAACGGTTTTCAGTTTGAGTGGTGTATAATGTAAGTATTGACTTTAATTTCTTAAAGGACTGGTGAACAGCGATGCTGCATTTTGGATTTGCTTTACCTCTGCCCCCGCCGTCAGAATTATTTTGATTGAAATTACTTGACAAATAAAGGAGCGTATAAATAATGATTGAAGCAATAAACTTAAAATCCGGAATGATTTTTAAAAAAGACGACAAATTAATTCGTGTCTTAGAAACTAATCATCATAAACCCGGTAAGGGCAATACCGTCATGCAGATGAAATTAAATGATGTTCGTTCGGGTTCAATCGTCCAAACAACGATGCGGCCAACTGAAAAAGTTGAGTTAGCTGTTGTTGACAAGAAAAAAGCCCAGTATCTTTATCGGCAAGATGATATCGTCTTCTTTATGGATCTAGAAACCTATGATCAGTATGAATTAGCAGCTGCTGCGATCACTGAAGAAAGTAAGTACCTGTTGCCTAACATGGATGTTCAATTAAATTTTTGCGACAATGAATTAATTGGTGTCGACTTGCCAACAACTGTTGATTTGAAAGTTGCTGAGACCGAGCCGAATATCAAAGGTGCTACCGCTGCTAATGGTGGTAAACCAGCTACAATGGAAACCGGCTTAGTGGTAACTGTGCCCGATTTTATTGAAAAAGGCGAAGTGCTAACAATCAATACAGCTAATGGTGCATACAAACAAAGAGCTAATTAATCATTTACAAGCCGTAAAATGGACATCAATTAGCTAATATGTTAATGTTATAGATAGCTTAGGCGTTATTTAATTTATAGATGTAGATTTAGATTTGCCGATCTTTCATAACCGTGGCACAGTCTTGGAGCTGTAACAGTGCCTTAGAGGTAGGGATGGCATTTGTGAGAGTTAGAATTTAATGTTGAGTTCTGTAATATAATTCCAAAACGATTTAAGATAATTAGCTTAGTTAGAAAGCACTGTAATTTACAGTGCTTTTGTCAATTTAAGGAGATTAGATAACCTATGAAGAAAATCATTCAACCACTACAATTAACTGTTAATCAAGCTGCTGTCGATGCTGTTTATATCGGAACAACTAATGAAACCAATCCAGAAGTTGAAGCTGAAACAACTGAAGTTGGCCATGGACACTTGATTGTCATTGCTAACTCACCAGAATTTCAGTTGGAATCGCTGCATCATCGCAATGGTAAATCATTCAGTGGTAAAGTATCAAAAATTGACGTTACTAATTCATATCGTGTTGATGGTATTCTTTTTAGTGATATTCAGGCAGACATCAATGAACCGGATAAAAAAATGACGGAATAATTGCTATTTCTTACTAAACTTAATAATTAGCTACAAAAAAAGTCTATGCTTTCTGATATTGGTGGAACATAAAAACCCAATATCAGTTTTTTATTTTATACATTAAAGGACATGGCATCACTTTACGACATCATCGGTAGTGTATTGCCCATCGCTAATATAACCTGTGAACATGACTTTCATATATCTAATAGAAACCGTGGCTTGGTACTACGACGCGCTACCAGCACATGTTTATCGCTGGGTGGGATTCGCGACCAGACCGCGTATCAATGCCTATCATTGACGCTACTAGAAACCCATCCTTGATAA harbors:
- a CDS encoding ABC transporter ATP-binding protein/permease, with translation MAFLELIDIHKSYFLGKEELPVLKGISLGFEKGEFVSILGESGGGKSTLMNIIGGLDREFSGDLLIDGQKLDHTQEKQVDDYRRARIGYIYQSYNLISHLTVLENVLISLEMTSLNRQQRIQRAKELLTQVGLADQLKKHPNQLSGGQKQRVAIARALASDPQIILADEPTGALDSQNTQEVLELLKQIAADGRLVIAVTHSQEVASHGTRIVHLEDGVIDSDRRLKAAYSVPQKQPKFTSRALTAMASYQNAFKHLLYHFQQNSLIVLGTAIGIFAVLLFSGLGNGVNSYIQDQINSLANPQVITIAGNPNGKYLSEQKAQTSMQQAGSDPTQYAISQKQINKLKKIKHVVKVQSGYQLSSYTLSAANKKATGSTLQTYTAAYTNNVLKNGSWPQQGELVLDRSLGEQLFGNLSAKKMIGKTVKVNYNWLTSNGQPVQASGSFKISGIIDGKKAGTMMLANYQSIKASLQKANAMTSPNFLSVKVGQLDQVEAAAKKMRHLKTAGKYDFAVITIGSLLKTVNRYVSLASTVLAAIAGISLLVSALMIIVTMYMSVAERTKEIGILRALGERRKDIRRLFTSESLLLGFFAAILGLVIAWSVGALLNHALYGLIKYNIVQMNLSNVIFAFAAAMIIAFIAALLPARKASRLNPIDALSAE
- the mutT gene encoding 8-oxo-dGTP diphosphatase MutT; translation: MAKIKIINVVAGIIINQEGEILATKRKPNRVWGNYWEFPGGKIKRGETAKAALTRELDEELGIKTKIGPLVMSPINYDYSYGQVKLQFYYVKMLSADIKLTAASQFKWLVPAELVEFDWPPANQPLIEYLVNHSLPLKNF
- a CDS encoding DNA-3-methyladenine glycosylase, yielding MKLREFFSGKTTATIAQQLLGKKLIYQTPQGDLSGWIVETEAYLGQLDSTAHAYQGHRSPANEALYGPPGMIYIFSLRGWMMLNFITQPVGIPQGILLRGIEPAAGQRLMEYHRHQTGVSLTNGPGKLTQALGITDRRLNQTMLNTGALHLTLVDERSPQKITCGPRIGVSHRGSWTEKPLRFFVTGNPYVSQQSKKAWNLVTAGWCETTQPASG
- the map gene encoding type I methionyl aminopeptidase — translated: MLTLKSKREIEGMAHSGSILAAAHQMLKPKLHVGMDTWEIEQLIDNYIQAHGATASEKGVDGYKYATCISINEEVAHATPRKGLKLKNHDVVKVDFCVNWHGYQSDSAWTYVVGESTPEIDHLMEVTHTALYLGIKQAQPGNRVGDIGAAIQDYVENQNHMGDVRELIGHGIGPSVHEDPEIYHYGIAHHGLRLRPGMVITIEPMVNAGGDWGLETKVVPETGWEYYISADHSLSAQYEHTLAITEDGPKILTSQDPVGDREFLLK
- the efp gene encoding elongation factor P; protein product: MIEAINLKSGMIFKKDDKLIRVLETNHHKPGKGNTVMQMKLNDVRSGSIVQTTMRPTEKVELAVVDKKKAQYLYRQDDIVFFMDLETYDQYELAAAAITEESKYLLPNMDVQLNFCDNELIGVDLPTTVDLKVAETEPNIKGATAANGGKPATMETGLVVTVPDFIEKGEVLTINTANGAYKQRAN